A window of Romeriopsis navalis LEGE 11480 contains these coding sequences:
- a CDS encoding M48 family metalloprotease encodes MNQFKTVALLGLLSGLLVLISYEVFGGIGGASTGLLLAALMNMGSWYFSDKIALSAYRAKPLEADQAPALYQMVQRLSEKADIPMPAIYLVPGQAANAFATGRDPEHAAVAVTEGILSMLPEDELEGVIAHELSHVLSRDTLTQAVAATIGGAISWLGEMVFWFGMGNRDDNEGGNPIGLLLTMFLAPVSATIIQMGLSRTREFAADASAARLTGKPMALANALRRLETSAQTMPMQGNPAFSPLLIVNPPMGKQLMNLFATHPPTEARIEKLDEIAQELSGTKVPDALEA; translated from the coding sequence ATGAACCAATTTAAAACAGTTGCACTTTTAGGGTTGCTCAGCGGCCTTTTGGTGCTGATTAGCTACGAAGTCTTCGGTGGTATTGGTGGTGCGAGCACTGGTTTGCTGTTGGCGGCACTGATGAATATGGGTTCCTGGTATTTCTCGGATAAGATCGCGCTGTCAGCCTACCGGGCCAAGCCTTTAGAAGCAGATCAAGCACCGGCCCTATATCAAATGGTGCAGCGTTTGAGTGAAAAGGCCGATATTCCGATGCCGGCAATCTATTTAGTTCCCGGTCAAGCTGCCAACGCTTTTGCCACAGGCCGTGACCCTGAACATGCCGCGGTGGCCGTGACGGAAGGAATTCTCTCCATGTTGCCAGAGGATGAACTAGAAGGCGTGATTGCCCATGAACTCAGCCACGTCCTGAGCCGCGATACCTTGACCCAAGCGGTTGCTGCAACAATCGGCGGTGCAATTAGCTGGCTAGGCGAAATGGTCTTTTGGTTTGGCATGGGCAACCGGGATGACAATGAAGGGGGAAACCCGATCGGCCTCCTATTAACAATGTTTTTGGCACCCGTTTCAGCCACGATTATCCAAATGGGTCTGTCTCGGACACGTGAGTTTGCCGCTGATGCCAGTGCAGCGCGCTTAACGGGTAAACCCATGGCCTTGGCAAATGCTTTGCGGCGGTTGGAAACGAGTGCTCAGACAATGCCGATGCAAGGAAATCCCGCATTTTCGCCACTGCTGATTGTAAATCCGCCGATGGGTAAGCAATTAATGAATCTCTTTGCGACGCACCCACCGACTGAAGCGCGGATTGAGAAGTTAGATGAGATTGCCCAAGAACTGAGCGGGACAAAAGTACCGGATGCCTTGGAAGCCTAA